A single Lactuca sativa cultivar Salinas chromosome 8, Lsat_Salinas_v11, whole genome shotgun sequence DNA region contains:
- the LOC111898301 gene encoding zinc finger protein CONSTANS-LIKE 15 isoform X2, with protein MGTPNNPGEVQETLPCDYCHNQIALLFCRADSAKLCLFCDHQVHAANALSGKHLRSQICEGCRSAPVSVRCSTDNLLLCRECDWDAHGLCSASASHDRTPIEGFIGCPSPLELASTWGLDLNHYHTKSTNNPLHDSGHWEYLLADPNSWMQEVMVPESDESDVFKKSISRCEKQKNVILKQLIELSKRSALSSDGNGARGQQHQEEEEEVPFTSLLMMKHGRVDVDRIDDPTLQHNMLWNSIPGDRRGTQIWDFDMERTASPDRNNGGLMSEDHTTGIGLGMNMIQRFWQGTEAMRCFVIWRRRNPGGM; from the exons ATGGGAACGCCCAACAATCCAGGAGAAGTACAGGAGACTCTGCCTTGCGATTATTGCCACAATCAGATTGCTCTTCTCTTCTGCCGCGCTGATTCCGCTAAACTCTGCCTGTTCTGCGACCACCAGGTTCACGCCGCCAATGCCCTCTCCGGTAAACACCTCCGCTCACAGATCTGCGAGGGCTGCCGATCCGCACCTGTATCCGTCCGCTGCTCCACGGACAACCTCCTCCTATGCCGGGAATGTGACTGGGATGCTCACGGTCTCTGCTCTGCTTCCGCCTCACACGATCGGACCCCCATTGAGGGGTTTATTGGATGCCCATCGCCTCTTGAGCTCGCCTCCACCTGGGGATTAGATTTGAACCACTACCACACAAAATCCACCAACAACCCACTTCATGATTCGGGTCATTGGGAATATCTGTTGGCCGACCCGAACTCGTGGATGCAAGAGGTGATGGTGCCTGAGTCTGACGAGAGTGATGTGTTTAAGAAGTCGATTTCTAGATGTGAGAAGcaaaaaaatgtaattttgaaACAGTTGATCGAGCTTTCCAAGAGAAGCGCATTGTCATCCGATGGTAATGGTGCAAGAGGACAGCAGCATcaggaggaagaggaggaggtACCGTTTACATCTTTGCTTATGATGAAGCACGGTCGGGTTGATGTGGATCGGATAGACGATCCAACTTTGCAACACAACATGCTTTGGAACTCCATACCCGGAGACCGACGAGGCACTCAG ATATGGGATTTTGATATGGAACGAACGGCTAGTCCAGATAGAAATAATGGGGGATTGATGAGTGAAGATCATACGACAGGAATAGGATTAGGGATGAAT ATGATACAGAGGTTTTGGCAAGGAACAGAGGCAATGCGATGCTTCGTTATCTGGAGAAGAAGAAATCCAGGAG GTATGTGA
- the LOC111898301 gene encoding zinc finger protein CONSTANS-LIKE 15 isoform X1 encodes MGTPNNPGEVQETLPCDYCHNQIALLFCRADSAKLCLFCDHQVHAANALSGKHLRSQICEGCRSAPVSVRCSTDNLLLCRECDWDAHGLCSASASHDRTPIEGFIGCPSPLELASTWGLDLNHYHTKSTNNPLHDSGHWEYLLADPNSWMQEVMVPESDESDVFKKSISRCEKQKNVILKQLIELSKRSALSSDGNGARGQQHQEEEEEVPFTSLLMMKHGRVDVDRIDDPTLQHNMLWNSIPGDRRGTQIWDFDMERTASPDRNNGGLMSEDHTTGIGLGMNLKIQNSSKSCFGTQKGYGIGTGGSDDTEVLARNRGNAMLRYLEKKKSRRYVKHIRYESRKARADTRKRIKGRFVKADDA; translated from the exons ATGGGAACGCCCAACAATCCAGGAGAAGTACAGGAGACTCTGCCTTGCGATTATTGCCACAATCAGATTGCTCTTCTCTTCTGCCGCGCTGATTCCGCTAAACTCTGCCTGTTCTGCGACCACCAGGTTCACGCCGCCAATGCCCTCTCCGGTAAACACCTCCGCTCACAGATCTGCGAGGGCTGCCGATCCGCACCTGTATCCGTCCGCTGCTCCACGGACAACCTCCTCCTATGCCGGGAATGTGACTGGGATGCTCACGGTCTCTGCTCTGCTTCCGCCTCACACGATCGGACCCCCATTGAGGGGTTTATTGGATGCCCATCGCCTCTTGAGCTCGCCTCCACCTGGGGATTAGATTTGAACCACTACCACACAAAATCCACCAACAACCCACTTCATGATTCGGGTCATTGGGAATATCTGTTGGCCGACCCGAACTCGTGGATGCAAGAGGTGATGGTGCCTGAGTCTGACGAGAGTGATGTGTTTAAGAAGTCGATTTCTAGATGTGAGAAGcaaaaaaatgtaattttgaaACAGTTGATCGAGCTTTCCAAGAGAAGCGCATTGTCATCCGATGGTAATGGTGCAAGAGGACAGCAGCATcaggaggaagaggaggaggtACCGTTTACATCTTTGCTTATGATGAAGCACGGTCGGGTTGATGTGGATCGGATAGACGATCCAACTTTGCAACACAACATGCTTTGGAACTCCATACCCGGAGACCGACGAGGCACTCAG ATATGGGATTTTGATATGGAACGAACGGCTAGTCCAGATAGAAATAATGGGGGATTGATGAGTGAAGATCATACGACAGGAATAGGATTAGGGATGAAT CTCAAAATCCAGAAcagctccaaatcatgttttGGAACACAAAAGGGATATGGTATTGGTACTGGTGGTTCAGATGATACAGAGGTTTTGGCAAGGAACAGAGGCAATGCGATGCTTCGTTATCTGGAGAAGAAGAAATCCAGGAG GTATGTGAAACACATCCGGTATGAGTCGAGGAAGGCAAGAGCTGACACTAGAAAGCGAATCAAGGGTCGATTTGTCAAGGCTGACGATGCTTGA